The genomic window CCACCAATGAAAATTCACAGGGGAAAGCTATAGTTCAGTGCTACTTTGCCCCTGGCAAACATTTAATATGACACAACTTAAGACTAAGGAGACTGCTGAATGACCCACTAAGAACGCAGGGGCCAAACCCAAACAACACAGGCAATGACAGCAAAGCAAAAAGTGGATTAGCTTTCACAACAGACATGTAACACTCATAGGAGATAACCCTAAAGTGTCAGgctctggtgaacaggggacaccACACTGAAGAACATTACAGAACTTTTTCATAAGGACGTGACTTTCAAGAACAGAAGATGTTGCTAATTTCCGAACATACAAAAAGAGACCAGAGATTTAAACAAAATGGGGACATGGAGGATTATGTCCCTAATGAAAGAACAGGACTAAATCACAGCCTAAGAGCTAGGTGAAAAGGAGATaaataatatgcctgatagagaatttaaagtaatgatcacgAAGTTACTTTctagacttgagaaaagagtaaaGGACCTTagtcctttacagaaaacataaaaaagaaccaatcagtgTTGAAGAACTTAataccagaaattaaaaatacactagatggaatgAGTAGGAGACTagaagaacagaagaacagatcagtgatcTAGAAGAGAGAGTATGGAAAGCAATCAATTTGAacaggagagaggggaaaaatacagaagaaaatagaCTTAGGGAGCTCAGCAACCCgtctaacataaaaatatttgcagtatAAATGATAGAAAGGGAGGGGGggcaaaaattatttgaagaaataataggtgAAAATATGCAAACTGGTGAGGAAAACAGAAATCTAGATTTGGGAGACATGGTGAGCCCTTAACAAAATCAATCCAAGAAGGTTTATACCATCATACATATtagttaaaataacaaaaagtagcaatgaaggagaatttaaaaccatcaagagaaaagaaaattacatgcaAAGGAAACCTATAGAGgcatcagctgatttttttttaacagaaattatAGATCAGAAGGATTACAGCATGATATATCATGATATATCCAaagtactaaaaggaaaaatatccacagcaaagaatactctatccaccaagactgtcattcagaatagaaggaaagataaagagtttcccagacaaactaATATGAAAGGAATTCCTGAACACTAACTCAGCACAAGAtatgttaaaggggactctgagtgcaaaggaaacaaaagatgaaaggaaaagcaagcagaaaagcagtaaaataatatatgaataatatatgaatacataaaaatcagtcaagggaccCACAAAATAAAAGGTTGCAAAGTACGGCACTGTATTTCAAAAAATTGGGGTGTGGGGATGAGTAAGAATGATTTCAAACTTAGTGACCTTGACTTAATAATGACTGCTATAGATGGAAGCTCTCATATTCAAAGTGAATGataacaacaaattaaaaattagtaataCATATGCAAAAAATCAAGAGAGAAGAATCCCTGTATGTAACTGAAGAAAGCCAATTCACCATGGGAGAatagagaactacaaaaacaaaacaagtaataaaatgtcaATAAGTATATACTGATCAATAATTATATTGAAtgaaatggactaaatgcttcaatcaaaagacatagggtgaagAAATGAATATAACATTTAAGTGCTGCcaataagagactcatttcagatgtAAAGAGCACATGGAGATTCAAAGTGAAGGGTTGGAAAAGCATATATTAAGCAAATGGTAATAATATTTGtctcagacaaaataaactttagaaagacttaacaagagacaaagaaggacagtACAATAGAAGGAAAGATCCATAAAAAGAtacaatgataaatatttatacaacCAACATGGgagaacccaaatacataaagtagctaaaaacaaacataaaggactaatcaatagtaatataatgatagtaggggactttaacaccccacttacatggatggatccaagcagaaaatcagtaaggaaacagtggctttgaatgacacattggactaggTTAGAtcaaaatgatatattcaaaacattccatcccaaaaccctaAATACATGTGCTTTTTTTCTaacttaatttttcagtgttccaagattcattgtttatgcaccacacccagtgctccatgcaatacgtgccctccttaatacccaccaccaggctcatccatcctttcatcccccttccctccaaaaccctcagtttgtttctcagaggccacagactttcatgttttgtctcccccttcgatttctcccaactcacttctctccttctcccaaggtCCTgcgatttcaagttatactaaagctgtagtaatcaaaacagtatggtactgacacaaaagatatatacatcaatgaaacagagtagagaacctagaaacaaacacacaattttatggtcaattgaaagctgacaaaggagacaagaaaatGTAATGGGAAATAGAACgtctcttcaacacatggtgttgggaaaattagagacatgtgcaaaagaaagaaactggaccatttcctacatcatagaaaaaaattaactcaaagtggattaaggacctaaatgtgagtcctaaaatcataaaaatcctgtaTGACAGCAGAGGTATTAagttctttgacatcagccatagcagcattttttccagatttgtctcctcaggaagaaaacaaaagcaaaacaaaacaaaacaaaccaaaaccaaaaccaaaaccaaaaccaaaaccaaaaaaccaaaaaaacccaacaaaacaaaacaaaacaaaacaaagaaactgttGTACTGCATCAgcataaaaagcttctgcaaagcaagggaaacaagcaacaaaactaaaagacaatctattGAATGTGAGTAGGTATTTGTTAATAGCATATGTGGTAAATGGTTAGTATGCAAAGTATATAAGGAACTTGTACAACTCAACactcaagaaaggaaataatccaattaaaaaatggacaggtCTTCTGAATgaagaatagacatttctccaaagataacaTTGAGATATCCAACACACAGatggaaagatgttcagcatcactcatcatcagggaaatgcaaatcaaaatcacaatgagatatcacctcacgccTCTCATGTTGGtcaatttaacacacacacacacacacacacacacacacacgcactcaagAATCAAGTCTTGGGGAGGATGTTGAGAATAAAGAACTCTGTaccctgttggtaggaatgtaaactcgTGCAGCGACTGTGGAAAACATTGTGGAcgttcctcaagaaactaaaaacagaattattgtatgatccagcaatttcaccactggattttttttttttttgcattattggATATTTGTCCCCAAATGTGAAAACACTAATATGAAAAGaaactgcagcattatttaccaaGTAGCCAACATATGAAAACAATGCAAGCATCCACAGATAGATGAATAAAGAGAAGAGATGTGGTATCTACAcacaatggcatattattcagacataaaaataaCTGGTTTCTCCATTTGCGAACATATGAATAGAGCTAGAGAACATGATGGTAAGTCATATAAATCAGTTGAACAAAGACAAACACTATATGGTCTCATTCATAGGTgggatcaaaaaacaaaacaaaagaacaaagtggaaaagaaaaaacaaacagacaagcaGACTCTTATCTATAGAGAATGCACTgctggttcccagaggggaggttggtagggggttgggggaaacaggtgaACAGGATTAAAATTACACTTATGTTCATGAGTACTAAGTAATGTATAGATTtgttaaatcattatattgtacaccagaaactaattaACATGGATGTTAACtacagtggaattaaaaaaaataataaccaatgAAAAACGAACTCAGTGCACCTACATGTATAGTTCTTGGTATACGTGTTTTACTTCCCAAGTAGACTCAAACTCCTTGCACAAGGTGATTGCACTGTGGACACTGTATTTTCATGAGTGCAGCACCGTGCTTGGATCCAGGCAGGCGATAAGTGACTGTTTGGTGAGTCAATATGTATTAATGTAAGTTAGACAGAGGGGATATTTTTCAGATGTTTCAAGGTCCTGTGGTGTCTGTGATGATAGTGGCTCTTCCCTAAGAATTAtcacagattggtggttgctgaGACTGTTAGACTAGCAATCATGGGGGAATCTGGACAAACAAGTAGAGcaattgttaaaaagaaatccatttgcCTAAACGGCACCTGGGGCAAGGCCAAGTCCTCCAAAATTGCTGAATCCCTAACCTAACTACAGTTCCCATCTCTCTCAGAAATGTTCACCTGTCAATGAATTCTCTGGTCAGCATCAGTGAGGTACTGTGTCACATGTGtcctctccatccccaaggagagGAAGTCATCTACACGGTAagccccttccctgctctcccaATTAAGGGAAGGTGACCTTCCCTGAAGCACTTCTGTCTCTTTTCCAACTTCCCTCCTACAAAACCTGCCATTTACAACACTCCTCAAACCTCCCCTCTATCTGccagatgggatgctgcctgatcTTGAATCACTAATAAAACCAAACAGATTTTTACATTTACTTGGTTGATTTAGTGTCTTAACACAAGCAATGAGAAGTCCAAGATATGAATGAGCTGTGTTGAGGGTGAGACGTAGGGAGGTGTCACAAGGGCAGGAGGGAAAGAATGATGGGACCCAGGGTGGGATTCTGGGAGCCATGTGCTTTCATCGATTACTGTCTGGATGAGAAGGCAAGGCACAAGACTCATTCTGTAGCAACTGAActaggggacagggagaaggatgGCAGCTGGTGACAGGGAGAAGCTAGAAGCCAGAGAGGAGGGTCAGACCAAGAGAGGAAGTGAGATCTGAGTAGGTGTACAGGGTTGAGGGAGGAGCACATTAGCATTGTCACAGAGACGCAGGGAAGGCTGGGGTGTGGAGAAGGAAGTCAGAAGAAAAGGGCTGTGTGTGGGGTAGGTTTGTTAGAACAAACGCAAAGACCGACtttgtaagagaaagaaagaacatctgCAAATACAATGCTGTTCCTGCAACTTGTGTTGTTAGTGGTTTTCCTCCCAGATGGTGACAGTGAAGATGGTGAGAACTCTGACCCTGCTCAATGGGTGCAATTTTGTacatgtgagtgagtgtgtgtgtgtgtgtgtccatgtgtttgtgtacatttgattatgtgtgtatatgcttTGGAGCCTAAGtgcatctctgtgtgtgtttgtgggtgtACATGTGGAGGTGTGTCTCTGTATATCTGTTCTTATagatgtgcacgtgtgtgcatatgtataatctccatgtgtgggtatgtgtacatatgtgaaTTTGTGTCATTCTCTGTGTGCAGTCATACTTGGGGTCAAGAGTATCAGCCCGGTTCATCTGAGCATCCCTGACCTCAGGGACCCATTCTCTTCTGAAGGATAAGTATGAAGCTCAGTGCTCTGGGGCAGCACCTGTTTTCCTGAGACAATTATGGCTTCCCAGTCCTCAGACTTTGGTTCCCCTCCTTGGCACCTTCTTCtccattctttccctttcccaatGCCCTCCTACTCCTCCCTATTCTGTTCTTTTGCTATAGCCTTCCAGGAGCTGATATCTTTCCGAATTATCCTGACCACATCGTTTTACAACCATTCCTGGACACAAAATCAAGGTTCAGCATGGCTGGATGAGCTGCAGACTCATGCCTGGGACAACAAGACCGGTGCTTTCATCTACCTACAGCCATGGTCCCAGGGCAAGTTCAGCAATCATGaactgaaagaaatggaaaaaatattctaCAGATACTCCATTATAACTATTTCAACATGTCGTAACCATATCAGCGATTGGCGGCTTGAATGTGAGTTCAGATCCCTCTGGGTGGGACGGAGGTGACAGGCACTCGTGTCTCCTTGAGTTCCTTATTCCTGTGGGAAATGAACTCCACTCGCTTCTGAACCTTACCTCTCTCTGCCATAAAATGGAATCACATCCATCTAGGGGTAGAATCCAGATCCTGATCTTTGAAAAGCTTCATGTCTTCTGCTACTTCCCACGCCTCTCATTGACTGTCGGCTGTGCTCTCCTGTCTCCCATGTGTGTCTCCCATGACCACCCCTTTCCCTGGCATCCAACAAAGCACACTAGCCCCCTCACTCTGTGACTGACTCCTTGAACCGTGCATTTCTCTCCATTCAATCACATCATCAATGTCTTTCTATGTGTTTCCTGTACCCACTACACTCCCTTCATCCTAGGGTGTTTTTTACCCTAGCTCTCCCGCTGAAGCCTTCCCTATTCTGTACCCATCGCATTTATGTCTCTCCTCGAATGTTTGTTCCTTCCTCAAACATtcacctctctctccacctccagcAACCACCATTTCTCCACTGTCTGAGCCACTCCTCAAACAAATCTTTCTCTATAATCCCTTGATTTCCTATAATCCCCTAaatttctccctctacttcttccCTCCATGAATTCCATTCATCTCATTTTCCGTCTTTTACTGTCCCTGTTTTGTAACTCACAGTCTCTCTTCCCTAGATCCCTTTCAGGTTCAGACAGTAATGAGCTGTGATTCTCACTTTGGAGAAGCATCAGTATGCCTCCTGAAGATTGCTTATCAAGGAACAGACCACTTGAGTTTCCAGAACACCTCATGGTGGCCATCtccaaaaggaggaagaagggctcAACAGATCTGTAGACTATTCAATCAGAACCATGTTAGCAATGAAATAACACAGAAGCTTCTCAGTGACACCTGCCCCCGGCTCCTGTTGGGTCTTCTTGATGCAGGGAAGACACATCTCCAGCGGCAAGGTCcgtcctgctccctccctccatgAATTCTCTGCTCTGCACTCATACATTTGCACCATTCCCTCAAATTCAGGGTGAGAAGtcaagagggagaagggaggatggTGACAGGTTTCTAGAGGTAGAGCGACGTGTCTCTCTGGAATGATGTGAAGCTTTACACTCTCTCTGTGAATACCTGTCCTCTCCTGCAGTGAAGCCAGAGGCCTGGCTGTCCACTGGCCCCAGTCCCGGTCCTGGCCGTCTCCTGCTAGTGTGCCACGTTTCCGGCTTCTACCCAAAGCCTGTGTGGGTGATGTGGATGCGGGACAAGCAGGAGCACCAGGGCACCCAGCGAGGCGACATCCTGCCCCATGCTGATGGGACGTGGTATCTTCAGGTGTCCTTGGATGTGAAACTCAAGGAGGCAGCTGGCCTGTCATGTAGAGTGAGACACAGCAGTCTAGGAGGCCAGGACATGGTTCTTTACTGGGGTGAGAAAGAGCTGGGACCCAGATGGGACAAGGGCAAGTAGGGCTAAAGCAGAGCAGGGGAGCCTGATGAAAAATTTGGGAATCTAAGGACACCagaacaaaaatgacaaaaaatcatTAACCCAAGAAATGGAAGAGCTGAGGGTCAAGATCCTGCAGATGTGGGTCATGTGGAGGGTTGGGTGAAGGCTCCATCTCTGAGGAggggtgggagaagagagaggaagggtggcTGGTGAGGTAGAAGATGAAAAGTGCAAAGAGGATGAAGGAGGTACACTTCAATCTGGTTTAATGGAAATGATGCCTTCTCTTCACCATATCCACAGAGCATCCCCACTCCACGGGCTTGATCTTCCTGGCAGTGATAGTGCCCCTGGTGCTTCTGGCAGGTCTGGTGTTGTGGCTCTGGAAGTGCTGGTAAGTCTCTGGAGCCACCTTCTTGCTCTTTCCCATGTGTCTTCCCAACTTTAGTCAATTTTCACCCCTCCTAGTCCCAGTGCCCTTCCCCCTAGCAATCCTCACCTCCAGGTGCAGAATGATTCCTCTTCTGTTCCTTGCAGGAAAACACACTGGAGACCGCAGTGCACTGGCCTCCCTTTGGAGTGACCTCCCAGCAGCCCAGGGACCAGAGCCTACCTAAATCCAGCATAGCGGTGATGTCCTTGCAACTGTCCACGTGCAACtttagtctttcattttttttttttcttaatgatcaGTTGTCAGTATATCCTAAATATAATTTAGTGATGTTCATTGTGGGGCCTGATTCTGGaactttaaaattcaaaatttaactCTGGATAGAATGAAGTCCAAGAAACTCCATGGGGCATCAGGCATTAAATGTCAGTTCCTCCAGAACTCTTCCTGATTCACAACGGGAAGAAGTCCCTGCTAAGTGAGAGTTCTCACAACTTATTCCTATTCCTGAACCTTAACCCTTTTTGTTCCTACTTGGGTTCCTTTTGCCCTTCTAATGGTTAGGTCTTTTGAGAGCAAAGTCCatgtcattcatatatatatatatgaaagaaatggaaaaaatattctaCAGATACTCCATATTCTATACTCCATATTCTATAtactatattctatatatattctatattctataatGGTTAGGTCTTTTGAGAGCAAAGTCCAtgccattcatatatatatatatatgaaagaaatggaaaaaatattctaCAGATACTCCATATTCTATACTCCATATTCTATATACTCCATATTCTATACTCTATAttctttggaatatatatattccaaagaatatatatatattcttttttttcccctcttcttggTAAGGTGTCTCACTTGCATGGGATATGGGCTCAATAAAAACTGTGTTCAATTTTTGTCAAATTTATAggctctcttcttcttttccttcttgataTGTTTGTCGTGGTTGAGATGTTTGGTGCTCTCCTTGTTAAACGTCCTCTCATTTGGCTGAGGGACTTCACACCCTCACAGCTCCTTGTTCCATCTCTGACGTCGTGAGGAGAAACAGTTTTACCTGTGGCCATCCAGCTGTTTACTATAGACACATACTGGAGTGGACCTATTGCTCCAAGTATTCTGAATAAAAAGTGGAAGGCAGGGTTCAGGGCCTTAATGTTTCTGGTGCTCAGGGACAACAGCCGAGTTGTCACCTTAGGGCTTCTTAGAAATATAGGGTCTTGGTCTTAGCTGAGACAGAATCACTTTGCATTTTAGCAAAATCAGCAAGGCATtctcaggtaaataaaatatGAGAGGCACTGATACAGGTGAGGCCACAGAGGTAGCAGTGCAAGCATGTCCCTGACTGAAAAACAGATGCTctgggaaagagagcaagagaattgTGTTCAGGTTACTAGGTgtgtaccctaaagatacaaatgtagtgatccaaaagggcacgtgcaccccaatgtttatagcagcaatgtccacaatagccaaactatggaaagagcctacatgtccatcaacacatgaatggataaagaagatgtggtatatatatatatacaatggaatacgatgcagacataaaaaaaaaccttgtcattttcaatgatgtggatggaactagaggatattatgctaagcaaaataagttaatcagagaaagacattatcatatgatgtcactgatatgaggagtttgagaaacaagacaggatcgtaggagaagggagggagaaatgaaataaggtgaaaccagagagggagacaaaccataagagactcttaatatcaggaaacaaacagttgctggaggggagggggtgggtggctgggttatggacattggggagggtgtgtgttatggtgagtgctgtgaagtatgtaagcctgatgaatcacacacctgtacccttGAAAGAAATtgcacattatatgttaatttttaaaaaagcatatcgTGCTCAGGAATGAATGGGGATCCAGCAAGGAGCGTGCATACAGTGCCTCCTGGAATTCATGGCTGCTCCGTTACAGTCACTGAGGGACAGACACTGAGCCATTGTTCCTGGGGGGACTATGAGGGTGGAAGCATCTGCTCCTAGGAGCTTCTGCTCACAACACTTGCCAAGTGAAGACTCCACAGCCTGGTTTCCTATGTGTTTCTGACTAAAGATAGTGTCTTGTGCCGTATATCCCTATGGTGAAATATTAGCTCAAAAGTGTAACatttccccttctcccaacccccctccgcctgtgaagtgtgtaaacctggcgattcacagacctgtacccctggggattaaaatatatgtgtataaaaaataaaaaatttaaaaaaagtgtaacaTTTCCCAGCTTGGGCACTATGATTGCCAAGGTGTTTGGCCTTCAGCCCCACAGCTGTTCTTCCCACGATGCTTTTAGAAGCAAACAAATAGGAAACAGTCTACACCTCATAAATCTACATATATAGCTCTTTACCACCTTTTCCATGATGCCATCATAGTGTCCCAGATCTTATTTAGCACTCTCTGGAGTGGCTCCATGTAAATGCCATGAATGCCCTATTCCTTTTCCTGGATTCACTGCATTGATAATTCATTACCTCTGACTTCATGGTCCACAGCCCTGCATGAGGAGACTGATCATGTCTTACCTACACGAATGTTTTGTCATGAGGCACATACAACCTTCTTTTTCTTAGGAACACCAGTCAGCCCCACAGTTCTGGAGTTCAGGGcttttttaaacactgaaatcACCAATAAATGGCATATAATTCAGaaagtttttttatatttaattttatattttcagtgttccaagattcattgtttatgcactacccccagtgctccatgcaatacgtgccctccttagtacccaccaacaggctcagTCATCCCCCCTACCTCCCTCCtttccaaagccctcagtttgtttctcagagtccacagtctctcatggtttgtctcctcctccaatttcccccaattcactttttctttccttctcccaatgtccttcatgttattccttatattccacaagtaagtgaaaccatatgataattgactttctctgcttgacttatttcactcagcataatctcctccagtcccattcatgttgatgcaaaagttgggtattcatcctttctgatggctgagtaatattccattgtatttgtggatcatatcttctttatctattcatctttgaaggacatcttggctctttccacagtttgacaattatggacattgctgctatgaacattggggtatatatggctcttcttttcactgcatctgtatctttggggtaaacacccagtagtgcaattgcagggtcataaggcagctctatttttaaatttttgaggaatcttcacacagttttttcttttctattctttttttttcttttcttttcttctctttctttctttctttctcaaagattttatttattcatttgacagagagatcacaagtaggcagagaggcaggcagagagagaggaggaagcaggctccctgctgagcagagagcccgacatggggcttgatcccaggatgctgagaccatgacctgagccgaagacagaggcttaacccactgagccacccaggtgcccctccacacagttttttcaaagtggctgtacccaTTCCCAATAACAgtataagagagttcccctttctccacattctctccaacattttttgtttcttatcttgttaatctttgccattctaactgttgtaaggtgatatctcaatgtgtctttgatttgaatctccctgatgacgaaagatgatgaacattttttcttgtgtctgctagccatttatatgtcttctttggagaagtgtctgttcatgtggCACTAAATGAACCATGAATAAGATACAAGTTTACAGTGTGGGAATtaacagaggaagacagaggggcacctggtccAGTCTCACTAGGCAACATGTAAAGTGGGTGATGCATTTcaggcctctccctctgcctctgcaaaTAGTGTCTGGGGGTTATAAATCAATGTCAGCAGATAAGCCGATCAGCACAGACAGACTCTATGTATAATAAAGATGGACCTTTGTGACTGATGACCCCCATGGCTGTGAGAGTGGAGACTTCCATGGCTAGACTTTAATTACTCTTTGTTTTATGAATTAACACAAAAACCATTTTCAAGCCCAGAAATGCAGCAGGGACATGTTGAGTGTGAGGTAATGGGGTGGAAAATGTCTTCCGTGTTTTGGGGGCTTGAAAGCTTTGCTTTCCTGCAGTGTTTACCCTTTTCCCTGTGTATCTATCTAGTTTCTTAGCTGGTacagccaatctggaaaacaatatggattttcctcaagaagttaaaaatagagctactctatgacgcagcaattgcactactgagtatttgccacaaagatacagatgtagtaaaaagaaggggcacctgcaccccaatgtttatagcagcaatgttcacaatagccaaactgtggaaggaactgagatATCCTGtgacagattaatggataaagaaaatgtggctcATATATATAATAGACT from Neovison vison isolate M4711 chromosome 10, ASM_NN_V1, whole genome shotgun sequence includes these protein-coding regions:
- the LOC122918029 gene encoding T-cell surface glycoprotein CD1a-like isoform X2, translated to MLFLQLVLLVVFLPDGDSEDAFQELISFRIILTTSFYNHSWTQNQGSAWLDELQTHAWDNKTGAFIYLQPWSQGKFSNHELKEMEKIFYRYSIITISTCRNHISDWRLEYPFQVQTVMSCDSHFGEASVCLLKIAYQGTDHLSFQNTSWWPSPKGGRRAQQICRLFNQNHVSNEITQKLLSDTCPRLLLGLLDAGKTHLQRQVKPEAWLSTGPSPGPGRLLLVCHVSGFYPKPVWVMWMRDKQEHQGTQRGDILPHADGTWYLQVSLDVKLKEAAGLSCRVRHSSLGGQDMVLYWEHPHSTGLIFLAVIVPLVLLAGLVLWLWKCWKTHWRPQCTGLPLE
- the LOC122918029 gene encoding T-cell surface glycoprotein CD1a-like isoform X1 — protein: MLFLQLVLLVVFLPDGDSEDGENSDPAQWVQFCTSFQELISFRIILTTSFYNHSWTQNQGSAWLDELQTHAWDNKTGAFIYLQPWSQGKFSNHELKEMEKIFYRYSIITISTCRNHISDWRLEYPFQVQTVMSCDSHFGEASVCLLKIAYQGTDHLSFQNTSWWPSPKGGRRAQQICRLFNQNHVSNEITQKLLSDTCPRLLLGLLDAGKTHLQRQVKPEAWLSTGPSPGPGRLLLVCHVSGFYPKPVWVMWMRDKQEHQGTQRGDILPHADGTWYLQVSLDVKLKEAAGLSCRVRHSSLGGQDMVLYWEHPHSTGLIFLAVIVPLVLLAGLVLWLWKCWKTHWRPQCTGLPLE